From a single Equus asinus isolate D_3611 breed Donkey chromosome 2, EquAss-T2T_v2, whole genome shotgun sequence genomic region:
- the LOC106833435 gene encoding olfactory receptor 4F3/4F16/4F29-like, producing the protein MDGRNYSVVSEFVFLGLTHSWEIQLLLLVFSSVLYVASMTGNILIVFSVTTDPHLHSPMYFLLASLSFIDLGACSTTSPKMIYDLFRKHKVISFGGCIAQIFFIHVIGGVEMVLLTAMAFDRYVAICKPLHYLTIMSPQMCILFLAAAWALGIIHSLFQLAFIVNLPFCGPNVLDSFYCDLPRLLRLACTDTYRLQFMVTVNSGFLCVGSFLILLISYVFILFTVWKHSSGGSSKALSTLSAHITVVIFFFGPTMFVYTWPHPNSQMDKFLAIFDAVLTPFLNPVIYTLRNKEMKVAMKRFFTPLVSFRKIS; encoded by the coding sequence ATGGATGGAAGGAATTATTCCGTTGTGTCTGAGTTTGTGTTTCTGGGACTCACACATTCATGGGAGATCCAACTTCTCCTCCTGGTATTCTCTTCTGTGCTCTATGTGGCAAGCATGACTGGGAATATCCTCATTGTGTTTTCTGTGACCACTGATCCTCATTTACATTCCCCCATGTACTTCCTACTGGCCAGTCTCTCCTTCATTGACTTGGGAGCCTGCTCCACGACTTCCCCCAAGATGATTTACGACCTTTTCAGAAAGCACAAAGTCATCTCCTTTGGAGGTTGCATTGCTCAGATCTTCTTCATCCATGTCATTGGTGGTGTGGAGATGGTGCTGCTCACAGCCATGGCCTTTGACAGATATGTTGCCATATGTAAGCCTCTCCACTACCTGACCATTATGAGCCCACAAATGTGCATTTTGTTTCTGGCTGCTGCCTGGGCCCTTGGCATTATTCATTCACTTTTTCAACTAGCATTTATTGTTAATTTACCCTTCTGTGGTCCTAATGTATTGGACAGCTTTTACTGTGACCTTCCTCGGCTCCTCAGACTGGCCTGTACAGATACCTACAGATTGCAGTTCATGGTCACTGTCAACAGTGGGTTCCTTTGTGTTGGCTCCTTCCTCATACTCCTCATCTCCTATGTCTTTATCCTGTTTACCGTTTGGAAGCATTCCTCAGGTGGTTCATCCAAAGCCCTCTCCACTTTGTCAGCTCACATCActgtggtaatttttttctttggtccAACCATGTTTGTCTATACATGGCCACACCCCAATTCACAGATGGACAAATTTCTTGCTATTTTTGATGCTGTTCTCACTCCTTTTCTGAATCCAGTCATCTACACACTCAGGAATAAAGAGATGAAGGTAGCAATGAAGAGGTTTTTCACACCGTTAGTGAGTTTTAGAAAGATTTCATAA